In Oncorhynchus gorbuscha isolate QuinsamMale2020 ecotype Even-year unplaced genomic scaffold, OgorEven_v1.0 Un_scaffold_8374, whole genome shotgun sequence, a single genomic region encodes these proteins:
- the LOC124029953 gene encoding von Willebrand factor A domain-containing protein 7-like yields MGIARSAVVAFVIDTTGSMKDDILEAKSVVNEIIDRKKGTQDEPSQYILVPFNDPEFGPLIRTTNPDVMKTEIAKLKADGAETSLRCAYQAYSWR; encoded by the exons ATGGGCATAGCGCGATCGGCAGTGGTTGCTTTTGTGATCGACACCACGGGGAGCATGAAGGATGACATCCTTGAAGCCAAGAGTGTTGTCAATGAGATCATCGACAGGAAAAAGGGAACACAGGATGAGCCCTCCCAGTACATCCTGGTCCCATTCAACGATCCAG agtTCGGACCCCTGATAAGAACGACAAACCCTGATGTTATGAAAACAGAGATTGCTAAACTCAAAGCTGATGGAGCGGAGACCTCCCTGAGATGTGCTTATCAGGcctacag ttggcGCTGA